The sequence below is a genomic window from Setaria italica strain Yugu1 chromosome IV, Setaria_italica_v2.0, whole genome shotgun sequence.
CTTATACCCCAGGCCTATCTCCTGCCATGGCATTGCCATCCTGCTGCGCCTCcatcgaagaagaagaggagctgcgaagaagagagagaggtggcTTGAAGCGGAGGAGCTGCCGCTGGCAATGACGATGGTGAAGCCGGGCAAGAAGACAAGCAAGGGGCGGCAGAAAATCGAGATCCGCCGCATCGAGGACAAGGAGAAGCGCCAGGTCACCCTGTGCAAGCGCAAGGGCGGGCTCTTCAAGAAGTGCTCGGAGCTCCAGCTCCTCTGCGGCGcgcacgtcgccgtcgccatcttCTCCAAGAGAGAGGATCACCAGCCCCAGGGCAGCGAGGCACCGCCCGCCGCGACGGGCGGCAGGCCCTCCCGCGGCGGCAGCGTGTTCGCGATGGGCACCCCCTCCGTCGACCACGTCCTCCGCCGCTTCGCCCCGCTCCCCGGCGACGTGCACGTCGAGGACGCAggctgcgtcgccgccgccgagcgcgccgcggtcgaggtggcggcgcgggagatGAGGGAGACAGCGGCGCTCGTGGACGCGGAGAAGAAGCGGATGGAGGCCATCGGGGAGAAGGTGGTGCgggccgcggaggcggccggaaAGCGTTTCTGGTGGGAGGCTGACGTGGAGGCGCTCGGGGAGGGCGAGCTGCCCGAGTTCGCCAGGGCGCTGCAGCGGGTCAGGGAGATCGTGCAACGCGAAGCAGGCAAACGGCAGGCCTCTgctccaccggcggcggcggcggcgccgtggcatCCGTAGGGAGTTGGGCAGTCGCATTAATTGCTGGGCAATTCAGTTCAATTACGGTGCATGTTTGCTTGGTTAAAATGCTATACTTTCGTGATGAGTATATATTACTACTAGTGTCCTACTCAGGTTAGTATTACCAGGTTTTAGATAACAGCGAGTCATTCTTGGCAGAAGGACACAAACTGTAAAATAAGGCATCCGATGGAAATAAAGCACAAATAAGCTTCTTTATTACTGATGCTAAATGAACTGTTCGTTCCACATGAACAATCTGTTTATTGCACTTAATTAATTACTCGATTATTTAATAAATCTTTCTTGCTTTTTTTAATCAAAGGAAGAATTATATTAAATCAAAACTGAGTAACTCGTCCTGTCACGCACACAGCACtctcaaagaaaataaaattacatttaAGAACAATAAGTACCGCTCTTTGTCTTCATTGTACTCACGTGTCATGCAGCTCCAA
It includes:
- the LOC101782688 gene encoding agamous-like MADS-box protein AGL62, whose amino-acid sequence is MTMVKPGKKTSKGRQKIEIRRIEDKEKRQVTLCKRKGGLFKKCSELQLLCGAHVAVAIFSKREDHQPQGSEAPPAATGGRPSRGGSVFAMGTPSVDHVLRRFAPLPGDVHVEDAGCVAAAERAAVEVAAREMRETAALVDAEKKRMEAIGEKVVRAAEAAGKRFWWEADVEALGEGELPEFARALQRVREIVQREAGKRQASAPPAAAAAPWHP